The Pangasianodon hypophthalmus isolate fPanHyp1 chromosome 2, fPanHyp1.pri, whole genome shotgun sequence genome window below encodes:
- the sxph gene encoding saxiphilin-like isoform X2 — MMKGVCGIIVILFFSTAVWAKKMRWCIVSEPERRKCADLAKALGAAFPPAATLYSQLSCVRAFSTSDCLSKIRDNKADLVTLDAGEVYSAVKQFGLAAVAKEIYSDGTCVLAVAVVRNTSSVDIHSLKGTTSCHSGARWTSGWNLPLGQLLSHNLLPWAEGQPLSQAVSAFFNASCVPGAGTMAFSSLCSRCQGQRSYVPQRNFYCETSHNEPFYHNQGALRCLKSGAGDVAFVDHTALDSIDDSVKDEYRLLCTDGTRAPLSSFRKCNFGRGPGGAVVTRINNQNLARKFLSAVQTAFGWKGRENHRFQLFDSSAYGVADLLFRDVTDKLSILQQGIDISQVLGLDYVALLKGLRHEGSSLEDSVVRWCCISHAEQEKCEQWALSIKSDPLVCVSASSMSDCIEKIKRDKVDAVSLDATHAFIAGKCGLVPVVTEYYGHKCEFTGGEPLEAKDLLPVYGVAVARRSSKSVYIGNLGGRRSCHGLVYSPAGWVLPVQHSLSSEHNNSIPCEPNKVYSEVFWKGCMPGTEGNLCKVCVGGTEEAATKRCSNNHNERYYGNMGALRCLVGDPNGKSYGDVAFMEHHNLESNIEFLNSSGWAKGWAARDFELLCADGQRASLTEWKNCNLGAIPPNIVMTRPVMAARIYDFLMKSQETRPDSEFHLFESQQYGESDLLFKDATQCLVHTSQMDYRTILGEDFFSQVESIFNCTHSDILQFCNQDVCSIF, encoded by the exons ATGATGAAGGGTGTGTGTGGAATAATCGTCATCCTCTTTTTCTCCACTGCTGTGTGGG CAAAAAAGATGCGCTGGTGTATAGTGTCGGAGCCCGAGCGAAGGAAATGTGCAGACCTGGCTAAAGCACTAGGAGCTGCTTTTCCTCCTGCAGCCACATTGTACAGCCAGCTGTCCTGTGTGAGAGCCTTCAGCACTTCTGACTGCCTCAGTAAGATACGG GACAATAAAGCCGACCTCGTGACTCTGGACGCTGGAGAGGTCTACTCTGCAGTAAAGCAGTTTGGTCTTGCAGCAGTCGCCAAAGAGATCTACAGTGATG GCACCTGTGTCCTGGCTGTGGCAGTAGTGAGAAACACAAGCTCAGTAGACATCCATTCTCTTAAGGGAACTACGAGCTGTCACAGTGGAGCTCGCTGGACTTCAGGCTGGAATTTGCCTTTAGGGCAGCTGCTTTCCCACAACCTCCTGCCCTGGGCTGAAGGACAGCCCCTCAGTCAGG CTGTCAGTGCCTTCTTCAATGCCAGCTGTGTGCCTGGAGCTGGTACCATGGCATTCAGCAGCCTGTGTTCCAGGTGCCAGGGTCAGAGGTCATATGTCCCACAGAGGAACTTTTACTGCGAGACATCTCATAATGAACCATTCTACCATAACCAAGGGGCACTCAG atgcctgaagtctggagcagGAGATGTGGCCTTTGTGGATCATACAGCCCTGGACAGCATAGATG ACAGCGTGAAGGATGAGTACAGGTTATTGTGCACAGATGGCACTCGAGCTCCACTGAGCAGTTTCAGAAAGTGTAATTTTGGTCGTGGCCCTGGTGGAGCTGTGGTTACACGCATAAACAACCAAAACCTTGCTCGCAAGTTCCTGTCAGCAGTTCAG ACAGCGTTTGGCTGGAAGGGAAGAGAGAATCATCGTTTCCAGCTTTTTGATTCATCAGCTTACGGTGTGGCTGATTTGCTGTTCAGAGACGTCACTGATAAACTGTCCATACTGCAACAAGGCATAGACATCAGTCAGGTTCTGGGACTGGACTATGTTGCTTTGCTCAAGGGGTTAAGACATGAAG gtagCTCTCTGGAGGACAGTGTGGTGAGATGGTGCTGTATAAGTCATGCTGAACAGGAGAAATGTGAGCAGTGGGCTCTCAGCATAAAGTCCGATCCTCTTGTATGCGTGAGCGCTTCGTCTATGAGTGACTGCATTGAGAAGATCAAG AGGGATAAAGTGGATGCTGTGTCCCTGGATGCTACGCATGCCTTTATAGCAGGGAAATGTGGCCTTGTACCTGTAGTGACTGAGTATTATG GGCATAAGTGTGAATTCACTGGAGGAGAACCTTTAGAGGCTAAAG ACTTGTTACCAGTGTACGGTGTGGCAGTGGCAAGGCGCTCCAGTAAAAGTGTGTATATTGGGAATCTTGGTGGTCGACGCTCCTGCCATGGTCTCGTGTACAGTCCTGCTGGCTGGGTTCTGCCTGTCCAACACTCACTGAGTTCAGAACATAACAACAGCATCCCCTGTGAGCCAAACAAAG TGTACTCTGAGGTGTTTTGGAAGGGCTGTATGCCAGGCACTGAAGGCAAtctgtgtaaggtgtgtgtaggtgggacAGAGGAAGCTGCCACCAAACGATGCTCCAACAACCACAATGAGCGCTACTATGGAAATATGGGGGCTCTGAG GTGTCTGGTTGGAGACCCAAATGGGAAAAGCTACGGAGATGTGGCATTTATGGAGCATCACAACCTAGAGAGCAACATTGAAT TTCTGAACAGCAGTGGCTGGGCCAAGGGCTGGGCTGCCAGGGATTTTGAATTGTTGTGTGCGGATGGACAGCGGGCTTCACTGACAGAGTGGAAGAACTGTAACCTGGGAGCCATCCCACCCAACATTGTTATGACACGACCTGTAATGGCTGCTCGTATCTACGACTTCCTCATGAAGTCACAG GAGACACGTCCAGATTCTGAGTTCCATCTGTTTGAGTCTCAGCAGTATGGTGAAAGTGATCTGCTCTTTAAAGATGCCACACAGTGTCTGGTCCACACTAGCCAAATGGACTATCGCACCATACTAGGAGAGGATTTCTTTTCACAAGTGGAAAGCATCTTTAACTGCACACATTCAG ACATTCTGCAGTTTTGCAACCAAGATGTGTGCAGCATATTCTGA
- the sxph gene encoding saxiphilin-like isoform X1 encodes MMKGVCGIIVILFFSTAVWAKKMRWCIVSEPERRKCADLAKALGAAFPPAATLYSQLSCVRAFSTSDCLSKIRDNKADLVTLDAGEVYSAVKQFGLAAVAKEIYSDGTCVLAVAVVRNTSSVDIHSLKGTTSCHSGARWTSGWNLPLGQLLSHNLLPWAEGQPLSQAVSAFFNASCVPGAGTMAFSSLCSRCQGQRSYVPQRNFYCETSHNEPFYHNQGALRCLKSGAGDVAFVDHTALDSIDDSVKDEYRLLCTDGTRAPLSSFRKCNFGRGPGGAVVTRINNQNLARKFLSAVQTAFGWKGRENHRFQLFDSSAYGVADLLFRDVTDKLSILQQGIDISQVLGLDYVALLKGLRHEGSSLEDSVVRWCCISHAEQEKCEQWALSIKSDPLVCVSASSMSDCIEKIKRDKVDAVSLDATHAFIAGKCGLVPVVTEYYGHKCEFTGGEPLEAKVDLLPVYGVAVARRSSKSVYIGNLGGRRSCHGLVYSPAGWVLPVQHSLSSEHNNSIPCEPNKVYSEVFWKGCMPGTEGNLCKVCVGGTEEAATKRCSNNHNERYYGNMGALRCLVGDPNGKSYGDVAFMEHHNLESNIEFLNSSGWAKGWAARDFELLCADGQRASLTEWKNCNLGAIPPNIVMTRPVMAARIYDFLMKSQETRPDSEFHLFESQQYGESDLLFKDATQCLVHTSQMDYRTILGEDFFSQVESIFNCTHSDILQFCNQDVCSIF; translated from the exons ATGATGAAGGGTGTGTGTGGAATAATCGTCATCCTCTTTTTCTCCACTGCTGTGTGGG CAAAAAAGATGCGCTGGTGTATAGTGTCGGAGCCCGAGCGAAGGAAATGTGCAGACCTGGCTAAAGCACTAGGAGCTGCTTTTCCTCCTGCAGCCACATTGTACAGCCAGCTGTCCTGTGTGAGAGCCTTCAGCACTTCTGACTGCCTCAGTAAGATACGG GACAATAAAGCCGACCTCGTGACTCTGGACGCTGGAGAGGTCTACTCTGCAGTAAAGCAGTTTGGTCTTGCAGCAGTCGCCAAAGAGATCTACAGTGATG GCACCTGTGTCCTGGCTGTGGCAGTAGTGAGAAACACAAGCTCAGTAGACATCCATTCTCTTAAGGGAACTACGAGCTGTCACAGTGGAGCTCGCTGGACTTCAGGCTGGAATTTGCCTTTAGGGCAGCTGCTTTCCCACAACCTCCTGCCCTGGGCTGAAGGACAGCCCCTCAGTCAGG CTGTCAGTGCCTTCTTCAATGCCAGCTGTGTGCCTGGAGCTGGTACCATGGCATTCAGCAGCCTGTGTTCCAGGTGCCAGGGTCAGAGGTCATATGTCCCACAGAGGAACTTTTACTGCGAGACATCTCATAATGAACCATTCTACCATAACCAAGGGGCACTCAG atgcctgaagtctggagcagGAGATGTGGCCTTTGTGGATCATACAGCCCTGGACAGCATAGATG ACAGCGTGAAGGATGAGTACAGGTTATTGTGCACAGATGGCACTCGAGCTCCACTGAGCAGTTTCAGAAAGTGTAATTTTGGTCGTGGCCCTGGTGGAGCTGTGGTTACACGCATAAACAACCAAAACCTTGCTCGCAAGTTCCTGTCAGCAGTTCAG ACAGCGTTTGGCTGGAAGGGAAGAGAGAATCATCGTTTCCAGCTTTTTGATTCATCAGCTTACGGTGTGGCTGATTTGCTGTTCAGAGACGTCACTGATAAACTGTCCATACTGCAACAAGGCATAGACATCAGTCAGGTTCTGGGACTGGACTATGTTGCTTTGCTCAAGGGGTTAAGACATGAAG gtagCTCTCTGGAGGACAGTGTGGTGAGATGGTGCTGTATAAGTCATGCTGAACAGGAGAAATGTGAGCAGTGGGCTCTCAGCATAAAGTCCGATCCTCTTGTATGCGTGAGCGCTTCGTCTATGAGTGACTGCATTGAGAAGATCAAG AGGGATAAAGTGGATGCTGTGTCCCTGGATGCTACGCATGCCTTTATAGCAGGGAAATGTGGCCTTGTACCTGTAGTGACTGAGTATTATG GGCATAAGTGTGAATTCACTGGAGGAGAACCTTTAGAGGCTAAAG TAGACTTGTTACCAGTGTACGGTGTGGCAGTGGCAAGGCGCTCCAGTAAAAGTGTGTATATTGGGAATCTTGGTGGTCGACGCTCCTGCCATGGTCTCGTGTACAGTCCTGCTGGCTGGGTTCTGCCTGTCCAACACTCACTGAGTTCAGAACATAACAACAGCATCCCCTGTGAGCCAAACAAAG TGTACTCTGAGGTGTTTTGGAAGGGCTGTATGCCAGGCACTGAAGGCAAtctgtgtaaggtgtgtgtaggtgggacAGAGGAAGCTGCCACCAAACGATGCTCCAACAACCACAATGAGCGCTACTATGGAAATATGGGGGCTCTGAG GTGTCTGGTTGGAGACCCAAATGGGAAAAGCTACGGAGATGTGGCATTTATGGAGCATCACAACCTAGAGAGCAACATTGAAT TTCTGAACAGCAGTGGCTGGGCCAAGGGCTGGGCTGCCAGGGATTTTGAATTGTTGTGTGCGGATGGACAGCGGGCTTCACTGACAGAGTGGAAGAACTGTAACCTGGGAGCCATCCCACCCAACATTGTTATGACACGACCTGTAATGGCTGCTCGTATCTACGACTTCCTCATGAAGTCACAG GAGACACGTCCAGATTCTGAGTTCCATCTGTTTGAGTCTCAGCAGTATGGTGAAAGTGATCTGCTCTTTAAAGATGCCACACAGTGTCTGGTCCACACTAGCCAAATGGACTATCGCACCATACTAGGAGAGGATTTCTTTTCACAAGTGGAAAGCATCTTTAACTGCACACATTCAG ACATTCTGCAGTTTTGCAACCAAGATGTGTGCAGCATATTCTGA
- the sirt4 gene encoding NAD-dependent protein lipoamidase sirtuin-4, mitochondrial yields MGLWKNYSASMLLPWRSLPQCVAVGRRAASSVPVGALDFVPSSSSADRSSLEQLQTFVSQASRLFVLTGAGMSTESGIPDYRSERVGLYARTNRRPMQHTEFMCSSRARQRYWARNYVGWPLFSSHLPNSAHYTLRDWEEKGKVHWLVTQNVDALHSKAGHQRLTELHGCSHRVVCMGCGQLTARKEMQKRFAALNPGWEASAGEVAPDGDVMLADEQVLQFRVPSCQSCGGILKPAVTFFGDTVDRATVQFVHERLAEADAVLVAGSSLQVYSGYRFLLAASERRLPVAIVNIGPTRADHLAELKVSARCGEVLPILSVS; encoded by the exons ATGGGTTTGTGGAAAAATTACTCAGCGTCG ATGCTGCTGCCATGGCGATCCCTGCCTCAGTGTGTGGCAGTGGGAAGACGTGCTGCCTCTTCAGTTCCTGTCGGCGCACTAGACTTTGTTCCATCCAGCAGCTCGGCAGACAGGAGCTCGTTGGAGCAGCTCCAGACGTTCGTATCACAAGCCTCACGTCTCTTTGTGTTAACTGGAGCAGGTATGTCGACTGAGTCAGGAATCCCTGACTATCGTTCAGAACGTGTGGGGCTATATGCACGCACAAATCGCAGGCCAATGCAGCACACCGAGTTCATGTGCAGTTCCAGGGCTCGGCAGCGCTACTGGGCCCGCAATTATGTGGGCTGGCCGCTGTTCTCTTCCCACCTGCCAAATTCAGCTCACTATACCCTGAGGGACTGGGAGGAGAAAGGCAAAGTTCACTGGCTTGTCACTCAAAACGTGGATGCTTTACATTCAAAGGCAGGACACCAGAGACTGACTGAGCTTCATGGCTGTTCACACAG ggtggtGTGTATGGGCTGTGGGCAGCTGACTGCACGGAAGGAGATGCAGAAGCGTTTTGCTGCACTGAACCCTGGCTGGGAGGCAAGCGCAGGCGAGGTGGCACCGGACGGAGACGTGATGTTGGCGGATGAACAGGTGCTGCAGTTCAGGGTTCCCTCCTGCCAGTCCTGCGGTGGCATCCTTAAGCCTGCTGTGACGTTTTTTGGTGACACGGTGGACCGAGCAACTGTGCAGTTTGTGCATGAGAGGCTGGCTGAGGCTGATGCTGTGCTTGTGGCTGGATCCTCACTGCAG GTGTATTCTGGGTACCGTTTCCTGTTAGCAGCCAGCGAGAGACGACTCCCAGTGGCCATTGTGAACATTGGTCCTACGAGAGCTGACCACCTTGCTGAGCTTAAAGTGAGCGCTCGATGTGGAGAAGTGCTGCCAATCCTCAGTGTCAGCTAA
- the c2h1orf74 gene encoding UPF0739 protein C1orf74 homolog — protein sequence MVVSADVFISAAQRFLCCGKKKKQIPHSSCLDMAVQIIAVDQGLKPAVLYDLNGACAEQIQRYVSSLQEAGVLTTTLRIFSINGSCLVVNSNLMKEHLSEVLKKKSLLTVDVCPWKEQPSLIVMDSGTKRMVKDMLDFFMDEEDEQPSVSVVGEELYDRWNLCTLFGILLGYPASYWFDQVQSFENCLSMTPLVVNKVWVCWPVCDTKHSSCLYSFSVPEVLWAEVDTYIKTWVEHLRSQFCKQTVLTELSISKETVTLPTVAL from the coding sequence ATGGTGGTCTCAGCAGATGTTTTCATCTCAGCAGCCCAGAGGTTTCTCTGTTgtgggaagaagaagaaacaaattCCTCATTCATCATGTCTTGATATGGCGGTGCAGATCATTGCTGTTGATCAGGGCCTTAAACCGGCTGTTCTGTACGACCTTAATGGTGCATGTGCAGAACAGATCCAGCGATATGTCAGCTCACTGCAGGAGGCTGGAGTACTGACCACAACACTCCGGATATTCTCCATCAATGGAAGTTGTCTTGTTGTGAACTCTAATCTGATGAAGGAACATTTGAGTGAAGTGCTTAAGAAAAAGAGCCTTCTCACTGTTGATGTGTGTCCATGGAAGGAGCAGCCGTCTCTGATTGTCATGGATAGTGGCACCAAGCGTATGGTCAAAGACATGCTGGACTTTTTTATGGACGAAGAGGACGAGCAGCCGTCAGTCAGTGTGGTGGGAGAGGAGCTGTATGACCGGTGGAACTTGTGCACACTTTTTGGGATCCTCCTGGGCTATCCTGCTTCATACTGGTTTGATCAAGTGCAGAGTTTTGAGAACTGTCTGAGTATGACCCCACTAGTGGTAAATAAAGTTTGGGTCTGCTGGCCAGTATGTGATACAAAGCACAGCAGTTGTCTTTACTCATTCAGTGTCCCTGAAGTGTTGTGGGCAGAAGTCGATACCTATATAAAAACCTGGGTGGAGCATTTGAGAAGCCAATTTTGCAAACAGACAGTTTTGACCGAACTCAGTATTTCAAAGGAAACAGTCACTTTGCCCACTGTAGCCCTGTGA
- the rft1 gene encoding protein RFT1 homolog, with amino-acid sequence MGSEDVLKSASTLASYNVLLQVLFRVLTFLLNAFTLRFVSKELIGVVNVRLTLLYSTLVFLSREAFRRACLSGEGAGRNWRQVINLLWLTLPLGCLWGVLLVCVWLWLLQAPDPQTVPHYGPAVGIFCMAALTELLAEPLWVLAHAHMLVRLKVIAESLAIIAKCLVTVMMVVSAPQWGLYIFSAAQCVYAVFLCLCYVVYFMHFLGSEEARKKFFPLRHISEVLPTRMNGQPLINWKLATLTWSFFKQSFLKQILTEGERYVMTFLNVLNFGDQGVYDIVNNLGSMVARFLFLPIEESFYVFFAKVLERGRDIQHQKQEEVSIAAHVLECLLKLVLLIGLIITAFGYSYSYLALDMYGGELLSSGTGPSLLRCYSFYVLLLAINGVTECFVFAAMSKEEVDRYNLVMLGLSASFLLLSYWLTWLFGGVGFILANCCNMALRIIHSLIYIHRYFQHSDYTPLSGLRPHPALLITLTISSILTAFSEHKLCCDSGWLLRLAHVSIGAVCLLVVVIVAFLTETRLVQFVRTQLLPKYSKKHT; translated from the exons ATGGGCTCTGAAGACGTCCTCAAGAGTGCATCAACTCTCGCATCCTACAACGTCCTGCTTCAG GTTCTGTTCCGGGTGCTTACTTTCCTCCTGAACGCGTTCACACTGCGCTTCGTGTCCAAGGAGTTGATAGGTGTGGTAAACGTCAG ATTGACGCTGCTGTACTCCACACTGGTCTTCCTGTCCAGAGAGGCGTTCAGGAGGGCGTGTCTAAGCGGAGAAGGGGCGGGGCGTAACTGGAGACAGGTTATCAACCTGTTATGGCTTAC GTTACCACTCGGCTGTCTCTGGGGTGTgttactggtgtgtgtgtggctgtggctACTCCAGGCTCCAGACCCTCAGACTGTCCCACATTATGGACCTGCTGTGGGAATCTTCTGCATGGCCGCTCTAACCGAGTTGCTCGCTGAGCCTCTCTGGGTTCTTGCTCATGCTCATATGCTTGTTCGCTTAAAG GTGATTGCGGAAAGTCTAGCAATAATTGCTAAGTGTCTTGTCACCGTGATGATGGTGGTCTCTGCTCCTCAGTGGGGTCTCTATATATTCTCTGCTGCCCAG tgtgtgtatgcagtgttcTTGTGTCTTTGCTACGTTGTCTACTTCATGCATTTCCTGGGTTCTGAGGAAGCACGGAAGAAGTTCTTTCCGCTGCGCCACATCTCAGAGGTGCTGCCCACCAGAATGAACGGACAG ccacTGATAAACTGGAAGCTTGCCACACTGACTTGGAGTTTCTTCAAACAATCTTTCCTCAAACAGATTCTCACAGAAG GCGAGCGTTACGTGATGACATTTCTGAATGTGCTCAACTTTGGAGACCAGG GGGTGTATGATATTGTGAATAATCTTGGCTCGATGGTGGCTCGGTTTCTCTTCCTGCCTATTGAGGAGAGTTTCTACGTATTCTTCGCCAAGGTGTTAGAGCGGGGACGTGACATACAGCATCAGAAACAA GAGGAGGTCTCTATCGCAGCTCATGTACTGGAATGTCTGCTGAAACTGGTTCTTCTGATCGGTCTGATTATCACTGCGTTTGGTTACTCCTACTCTTACCTGGCCCTCGATATGTACGGAGGGGAACTTTTGAGCAGTGGAACAG gtcccTCGCTTTTACGCTGTTACAGTTTTTACGTACTACTTTTAGCCATTAATGGCGTAAcagagtgttttgtttttgctgccaTGAGTAAGGAGGAGGTAGACAG GTATAACCTGGTTATGCTGGGACTATCTGCCTCCTTCCTGCTGCTTTCCTATTGGCTGACTTGGCTGTTTGGGGGTGTCGGCTTCATCCTGGCAAACTGCTGCAACATGGCTTTGCGGATTATCCATAGCCTTATTTACATACACCGCTACTTCCAGCACAGTGACTACACCCCTCTGTCAGGACTCCGCCCACATCCTGCACTCTTAATTACCCTCACAATAAGTTCCATCCTGACAGCCttctcagag CATAAGCTGTGTTGTGACAGTGGCTGGTTGCTGAGGCTGGCGCATGTCTCCATTGGAGCAGTTTGTTTACTGGTTGTGGTCATAGTGGCGTTTCTCACAGAAACAAGACTTGTTCAGTTCGTCAGAACTCAGCTACTACCCAAATacagcaaaaaacacacatga